The window CGATCGACGCCCTCTCGTCATGAGGCATCACTTGGCCCGAGTGGCTTGGTGTAGAGTGGATGCCAGCAGGGAAGAGGCAGTGCTTGAGCCGGTCGAACACCTGCCGGATCGGGACGTCATGGACGCGACTTGGCCGGCGGTCGGACCAGGCTTCTTCCCCGCCAGGCTGAGAAGCGTCATCCACCGCAGCGGCGAAATTGTTCACCCTGTTCACAAGCCTTTCCCCCGTCTCACGGAGGTTTTCCCTTGGTGCCTGAAGAGGGTGGGAGTTAAGGGAAAACAACATCTTAAAATCAGTTACCTGCTTCGGAGCGAGCTTGAGAGGCGGGATTGTAGCAGGCAGGGCGACAGCAGCCTGCACGTGATGACGCCGGTCACCGCGACGGTCGTCCTCTGCCCAGTCGCGCCGACGCGGCGAACGCTCGCGCACGCGTTGGCCATCAAGGCCCGAGACTTTGCGGCTTTCTCGTCCTCGCCATGCCTCGCGGCCCCGGCCGCCCCTGccgtcgcggtcgtcgtcgtcgtcgcgccgtcgccaggCTTGGTCCCTGTCGTGGTCCGGGTGGTCGTCATTATACGACCGCCTGGGACGGCTCCGGTCACGATCATCTTTGGCTCTTCGGCGACGGTCGTCGCGGTCGTCGATGCGCTCTGGCTCGCGGCCTTGACGAGTGCGTGGTGGAGGCGGGTGGTGCGGGAAGTTCTCGAAGGCTCGCGTTGGTACCGGGTCCCCGTCGGCCACGCCGAGGTGCCACTCCGGAAGGCGCCGCTTGGAGGGCGCGCATGCCTCGTTGCCATCGAGGTCTACCGCCACCGTCGTGTAGTCGTGGATCTCCTCCAGGTGGATGTAGACGCAGAATTTGGCGCCATGTTGCCAGTGTGCCGGCGGTCTGTCGGACACCAGGATTTGCTCTGGTTTGGCTCCCCGCGTCGAGCCGGTAAAGGTTAGCCACATCCGCTTCGGGATGGAGCTCGGATTGCCGGTCCAAGCCCACACATCCACCGTGCGAGTGTCGACCGGGTGGATCAGGTTGGTCTCGATCTCCTCGAGGCCACAGGTGCGCGCGATGAGCCGCTCGACGATGTCGGCGGATCAGGCGTGCCGCGGGATACCATCTAGACACAGGCGCACGCGAAACATGAGCGCGATGCCGAGGGCCGCACTCAGGCTGCGCCACTTGATGAAGTGGAGCTCAATACCGTTTCGCTTGACGAAGCCCTTGCGCATAGCTTCATAGCAGTGACTGCTATGCTCGAACTTGATCAGGAAGGCTTCCGGGTGGTGGCGCGTCACCGTGACCTCCCCTCGCCGAAGACGGAATTCCTCCCGAAAAGCCGCCTCAACATCTTGCGCCGTTGTGGAAGCCGGTGCCCGCATCGCCCAGGACACCACCGCCGAGCTTTCCCATTCTTTCCGCTCAGCCTCCGTGGCGAACGGTGTCGGAACGAAGCAGTGGTCTTCATCCGGCCGGGTCGCCGGGTCTCCCAGTAGAGCCATCCGCGTGTTGCAGGACGGCTTGGGTGGAAGAGGTAGCTGCAGAGGTGGTGTGGAGGCTTGGCGGCACGACGTGTTCTGCGGAGACTGGCGTGGTTGGCGTGGTCGTGTAGCCCGGGGAAGAGACGGGGATGGCGTAGAAGCCTGGCGGTGCGACGTGTTCTGTGGCGGGGGTGGTGTAGAAGCTTGGCGGCGCAGCGCTTTCTGTGGAGACTGGCGAGGTTGGCGTGGTCGCGGTTCACGCCGGGAGCAGGAGTTTGCCTTGTGCCCCGAACGGAAACATCTGAAGCAACGAACCGGGTCCCTGCAGCGCGCTGCGCGGTGATCACGCGCAAGGCAGTTGAAGCATTTTCCAGCCGTTCTCTCTCTGAAGAGGCGCAGCGATGCCGATGCAGCGGGAGCCAACGAGCGCCTTGAATGTGCGTCTTGTCGCCTGGAAGCTGGCCGCTGGGACTCGGGTGAATGCGGCGAGCGGCGCCACCAGTGGCGTGGCTTGACTTCCTTCCACTCGCCATTGAAGCGGCCTGGTCTCGCCGTACCATGGATGCGACGCACGCCCATTTCCTCTCCGGGAGTAGCCCTGTAGGCGCGACGCTGAAAGGTGCTCCAGGCTGGGATAGTAATGGCGGACTTCAATTTTGGGCGCGGCGGTGGTTGGCCGTGTGGGGATTTGAAAACGGGCAGGCCGTCTCCTTTGGCGGGATTGAAATCCAACCTGACAGCATCAGCGAAGGAGCGTGGCATAGCAGGCGTGGGCGAACTCCTTGGATCCGGGGACTCCGAGACGTGGGAGACATCGTCGGCGGAGAAAGGCACAGCAGAtctggatggcggcggcggcggcgactccagCCAGAACTGGGGGTTCCGGCGTGGGGTGGAGCTTCGTGGGGAAAGGGGTGGTCCAGAGAGGGGTTGAGAGGGGATTACTGGTTTGTGGTGGCGGAGCAGCGTGGGATGCGCCGGCTGGAGTGCTGGCCACGACGGCGGCAGAGACGCCAACCGCATCTGGCCAGCAACGTCGAGCGGCGGTCGAGCAGGCTCCAGGGGAAGCGCGATGGGGCAAGAGAGGCGTGGGTGGTGGGCGTCGGCGCCGGGGTGGCTACCGGCGCAGGGGGGTGGCCGCCGGGGCCGGAGTGGCCGTCGGTCGGTGGGAATCGCCTGCCCGGTCGCCTGTTGACTCAGTCATCCTTCTTGCAGGAAATTAACTAGGAGTAGCTAGTTCAGGGATTGAGCTGGATGAAAGGGTTCTCAATGCGACGCTGCGTCACCTGCACAAAACCAGTTATGAAGTCAATGCTATATTGTTAACAACAACAGATGAAAACCAAGAAAATTGAATAAACGCATATCAGCAAGATGAACCATCACTTACAGACAACATGAATGTCTCCAGTTAAGGAGAAGCTTCAAAAAAGGAAATCAGAAATAAATAATCATAGGAAATAGCCAGTGAGATAAAATAAACATGCAAGTGCTTGAGATGGAGGAATTTGCCGGGCACCATAGGTGTCTTGACAATCTGCACATGAGATGCCTCATGTTAGTTAAATTCAGGTGCCATAATATGCATAGCATTGCTCTAAAATATAAGTTTCGGAGCATACTTCATTAGATGCTACTGTAAGTGTTTCAACATTTGGCACAAGGGATGGAAGCTTCGTACGAGCATAAGAAACAAAGTTGCCTTGACGTAAACACATGATTCGTAGTTTCTTCACTAGCAATGGATTCTCAAATGAAGTCCGTACTAGAAAACCAGTAAGATAAAAATTTGAAAGATTTGGAGCACAGATCTCTATGACTTTCAAATATCTGCATTCAGCCACCTCAAGGGAGCCAAGCTGCCTTAGCATACAAGGTACTTTCAAGCAAATTATCTCAGGGCAATATGAGAGTTTCAGCCACTCCAAAGCGACGCATTTGGAAAGGAGCTCTAACTCATCTCCAGTAATCCACACGAAAGACAGATGCAACTGCGTCAATTTTATCAAGCAACCAAGACCAATTGTAGGACGGAAGGTGCAGACCATGAGGTGAAGATATCGAACCGAGTTTCCACCTCTTTCAAATAAGAGCGAGCATGGGAATTTGTATCTTACGCAAGGAAACATCAGGGTGAGTTCCTCAATCCCTGGTGCAACAGCAATCTGAAGCCAGGCTTCGAGACAACCTAAGTCGAGATCGCTAAAATGGAGGAGTTCAAGCTTTAGTGTTTTCACGCCAATGCCTGAGTGATTCAGCAGTATGCGCTGTACTATATTGATGAAGTCTCTTTTAGCGTCATCCTTTCCAGTACCATTTATAATCAAGCCCAACGTCTCCCCAGTGAAGATAAGGTTGGGACGACATCTCCAGGACTGCAGGAATATGTGCGAGGCGCAAGCAGCACGAGCAGCATCTCGCAGTGGCATCATGGCATGGATCAGCCGCAAGATGTCCTAAATGCACATCACAAGAATATCTTAGCAAAGGAATAATAAAAACAAGTGGTTTATTCAACGTGGTCAAACAAATTTGGGCCATACATATAGAGTGCAATACTAGAATTCCGTTCTTTAGGGTGCTCTGAGCAAAATTGCACTGATGTGATGTATTACATACAAGGGCAGGAAGTAGTGGGTGGATTGTGCATGAGCTTTTGCTGAGGTTTTTTCTTCGCCACATTAGTGATTAGTGCTTGTTTGACATTTCAGGATGGTGAACCCTGTTTGTTTGGCTTGAAATGGCTAGCCGAACCCTGTTTGTTTCCTGGCCTAGTAATATAATGTAACTCAGTAAATAGGATAGATAATCACTGGCAAAAATGCAGCTGCACAACTAACTCAAACTCAACCGGTAATTTATGTTTGGCAAAGTTAAGCAACCAAAACATCCCTCAGACATCTTTGACTTCACCTAGAAACATGTATAGAGCATTCGCCGTGCTTAATTAGTTTTGAGTTGATCAGCAGAAAAGAATAGTGGTTTGCAATCTTATTTTGAATTAGGCCGGTGGCAAGCAACATGAATGATATATGTGCATTCATGTGACGATTAATTTCATTATACTAATGTACAACATGACCGACAAGTGAATCGATAAAGCGAATAACTGAAAAAGATGCATGTGATTTGTATAGACTGGATATTATCAGCATTTCATACCTCTGGAAGGTAAACGTTTTCTTTTAGTTGGTAGTGCAGACCCTTTCTTTCAGTTTTAGCCACTGAAGTAATTGAGCCACCTATGGTAACATCACAGATTCAAAGTTACAATCAGTAGGGACAGTGGTgaagaaattaaaaaagaaagaaagacaacacATGCACAGTTATATCCAGTTTCTTTCTGTCATTCAACTTCTGCAAAAGGAGAACAAAaacagtatatatatttttttctgtcATTCAACTTCTGTACAAATAACAATAACAAAAACAGTAAATAATTTCAGAAACCGTAGACGAGTTGTTTTTGAAAAGAAACAGAGGAGATCCCTGCAGAGAAGGCTGGGGGAAGGGGAGCAAGATGCATACGGCCTCGTCCAATTTGTCGGTGGCAGAGCTGCCGCTGTCGCTCCCGCTTCCCGGACAGAAAGCTCATCAACGCCAGATCCCCCATGGGACACGATGATACCTCGGATAGCGCAAATCGGCGGGGACGAAATCGATCGAGCCTtccgctcctctcctctctgaaGTTTAGAATATTAGGCGCGAGGGAGCCCGTGGATCCGGGCAGAGAGGAGACTGGAGAGCATGGCTGCACGAGGTCGTTTcggctccggccgccgcgccccgtCTCCGAGTAGTAAACATCAAGCGGAGCGGAGGagatgccggcggcggctcgtcggGAATGCGAAACCGACCGGGAGACTGGGAGAGGTGATGGGCCGCAACTGGTGATCCAACGCACGGTTACGGGCCGTGTAGCCGCACATCTAGTCTAAACCGCCACAAAAATAGCCCAGCCCACTAAGCTTCATCATTTTcgattggaaaaagtacaccgaaggtccctcaacttgtcatcgggataaaaaaaacgtactcgaaccgcaaaaccagatatgcggggtCCCTTATCTATacaaaccggtcacccgaggtcccAGGGTAGTATTGATGCCGGATTTATCCTacgtgacggctgagtcagtgtaggacccacatgggccccacgtgtcagcctGTCTAGGACATCctactctctctttcccctcttctctcccatcctcctcttctctctctagctCTGGGCAGGACGGGTGGGGAGGAAAGCAAGACGGCAGTGGGGGGGAGCAAGGCGGCGACAACGATGGTGACGCGGGAGCAAGGGAggggcgttggcggcggcgagggaagcTCCGCGGCGGTGGGGGGAGCAAGGTGGTGGGGAGGAGAGCAAGGGGGGTAGCAaggcggcgacacggcggctGCACCAAGTCTGCCGCCCTTTCTCCCCGATGGCCGccagcgggagaggagggaacgGTGCCACCACTTTCACCAGCGGCCATAGCGACGGCTTGCCGACGGCCGCTTGCcgcggcaacgacgacgaccgtggatgcggcggcgccggcgctggtCTCGACGTCCTTGCTGGCCGGCGTTGCTGCCATGGCTTCAGCCAAGGACGGTGcggccggcgaggtcgaggtGGGCCCCTACCATTGCCACCATAGGCTAGCCGGTGAGAAGGAGGATGGGACGCGTCCGACGCCCACCGCGCGCCTCTCCCCACCGGTCGCCCCTCCATGGCCGTCTTTagccgcgccgtcctcctctcctccgtccCAGACTTCTCTGCCGCCACCacactcgccggcgccggctctaGATCCGCGAGCTCGGGACACCCTCGTGATCCCGCCGCCGAGTCGTCGGCcgccccggcgacctcctccccacccaccCCGGCTTGCCCGAGACCGagaggagagaagtgagagagagaagggagaggagggggaagaaagaggaggctgacgtggccacgctgatatgtggggcccacgtgggtcccacgctaactcagccgccatgtagaccaaaaccggggtcaaaaccatcgaagtatctcgggtgaccggttttgtatagttaagggaccccgtatatctggttttacggttcgagaatgttttttatcccgatgacatTGAAGGGCCTTCGGAGTACTTACCTATATATACTtgtaaaccaaaatttaaattctatctAATACTTAATGTTTAAATTGATTCTGTGGATTTTCATCGTAGTGTTTTTACAATTTGTTTTTTATGTTGCTAACGTCACGTATTTATCCACAAATTCTAGcaaatctgttttttttaactagcatggtggcccacgcagattgcacggctagcatcattatattttctctcatataataccatatatgttttctcattatattattaaaatatattacaatgacaacacaattgtaaattttgcaataactttatgaaactactaatgtgtaatattcatattatattttatatacgtgttagttattaattatttttatatcaaattttaattatttgtaaattatatatattcctacatggactctaaactcgtcttttaatatttatttttttaattctgaatttttattatttataattgcatttctatgtggactctaaactcatctttcaatattctttaatttttaatttcaaatttcagttacttctaaattgtattcctatatagactttaaacttttctttccatgtttttcttaatttcgaattttagttatttgtaaattgtatttttttacggactctaaacactacttttcattttattatgtttattctgaattttagttagttttaaattcatatatggactctatactctacttctaatatttgttattttttaattccgaatttctattttttttccttaattgtatttctatatggactatatactctacttctaatttttcttatttttaattccgaatttctattatttcctaattgtatttctatatggactctagtcccctcttctaatattccttattttttaattccgaatttctattttttttcttaattgtatttctatatggactctatactctacttttaatattccttttttttaattccgaatttctattatttcctaattgtatttctatatggactctatactctactcctaatattccttatttttaattccgaagtTTAGTtctttcctaattgtatttctatatggactctattctcctcttctaatattccttattttttaattccgaatttcagctatttctaaattatatttctatatggactctagtctcctcttctaatattccttatttttttaattctgaatttcagctatttctaaattatatttctatatggactctagtctcctcttctaatatttcttattttttaattcagaattttaaaaatttctaaattgtatttctatatagactct of the Oryza sativa Japonica Group chromosome 2, ASM3414082v1 genome contains:
- the LOC107275254 gene encoding proline-rich receptor-like protein kinase PERK10, which encodes MRLASLPPSWPALQPAHPTLLRHHKPVIPSQPLSGPPLSPRSSTPRRNPQFWLESPPPPPSRSAVPFSADDVSHVSESPDPRSSPTPAMPRSFADAVRLDFNPAKGDGLPVFKSPHGQPPPRPKLKSAITIPAWSTFQRRAYRATPGEEMGVRRIHGTARPGRFNGEWKEVKPRHWWRRSPHSPESQRPASRRQDAHSRRSLAPAASASLRLFRERTAGKCFNCLARDHRAARCRDPVRCFRCFRSGHKANSCSRREPRPRQPRQSPQKALRRQASTPPPPQNTSHRQASTPSPSLPRATRPRQPRQSPQNTSCRQASTPPLQLPLPPKPSCNTRMALLGDPATRPDEDHCFVPTPFATEAERKEWESSAVVSWAMRAPASTTAQDVEAAFREEFRLRRGEVTVTRHHPEAFLIKFEHSSHCYEAMRKGFVKRNGIELHFIKWRSLSAALGIALMFRVRLCLDGIPRHA
- the LOC107277230 gene encoding F-box/FBD/LRR-repeat protein At1g13570, translated to MGDLALMSFLSGKRERQRQLCHRQIGRGRGSITSVAKTERKGLHYQLKENVYLPEDILRLIHAMMPLRDAARAACASHIFLQSWRCRPNLIFTGETLGLIINGTGKDDAKRDFINIVQRILLNHSGIGVKTLKLELLHFSDLDLGCLEAWLQIAVAPGIEELTLMFPCVRYKFPCSLLFERGGNSVRYLHLMVCTFRPTIGLGCLIKLTQLHLSFVWITGDELELLSKCVALEWLKLSYCPEIICLKVPCMLRQLGSLEVAECRYLKVIEICAPNLSNFYLTGFLVRTSFENPLLVKKLRIMCLRQGNFVSYARTKLPSLVPNVETLTVASNEIVKTPMVPGKFLHLKHLHVYFISLAISYDYLFLISFFEASP
- the LOC4330607 gene encoding uncharacterized protein; this translates as MWLTFTGSTRGAKPEQILVSDRPPAHWQHGAKFCVYIHLEEIHDYTTVAVDLDGNEACAPSKRRLPEWHLGVADGDPVPTRAFENFPHHPPPPRTRQGREPERIDDRDDRRRRAKDDRDRSRPRRSYNDDHPDHDRDQAWRRRDDDDDRDGRGGRGREAWRGRESRKVSGLDGQRVRERSPRRRDWAEDDRRGDRRHHVQAAVALPATIPPLKLAPKQVTDFKMLFSLNSHPLQAPRENLRETGERLVNRVNNFAAAVDDASQPGGEEAWSDRRPSRVHDVPIRQVFDRLKHCLFPAGIHSTPSHSGQVMPHDERASIGAVEEALAAL